The sequence CGATCTTCCGAACGTTCGGAAGGCGATGGCGGCGTCTTCCGAACGTTCGGAAGATCGACCTGGGACCCGCCTCGCTCAGGGCCCACGCACCGTCGTGGTCGCCGGCGATGACGCCGGGCCCCGTGCCCGCCAGATCGCCCGGGCCGGCGGCTGGCCGTTGTTGGCCGAGCCGTCTTCGGGGGCAAGGTGCGGTGACAACGCGATCCGTACCTACCGACTCCTCCTCGACGGCGAACTCGGGAGCCAGATCGAGCGGGTGATCGTCGCCGGCCATCCGACGCTGTCGCGGCCTGTCGCACAGTTGCTCGCGCGCGCTGAGGTGTACGAGCTGCCTGCCCGGGGCATCTGGCCGACGCGCCCGTTCGAGGTCTCCGGCGTGATCTCCGAAGACGTCCTGGTCGAGGAGGCCGGCGACGCGGCGTGGCTCGAGGCCTGGCAGGCGGCGGACCGCGACCTCGGCCGTCGGGTCGATGCGCACCTGGTCGAGGAGGGCTTCACTCCGCACGATGTCGCAGCGGCCGTCGGCAACGCCCTCAAACCCGGCGAGCAGCTGATCGTCGGTGCGTCGAACCCGATCCGTGACCTCGACCTGATGATGCGGCCGTACACCGTCGGCGAACGCCGCAAGGTCCTCGCCAACCGTGGTCTTGCCGGCATCGACGGGGTCGTCTCGACCGCGATCGGTGTGGCCCTGACCCGCGACACGCAGGCGTACGCACTGATGGGCGACGTCACCTTCCTGCACGACTCGAACGGCCTCATCCTCGGCCCCGACGAGCCTCGGCCCGATCTGGCGATCGTGGTCGTCAACGACGACGGTGGTTCGATCTTCGCGACGCTCGAGCAGGGCGCCGAGGCGTACGCGGACCGCTTCGAGCGACTCTTCGCGACGCCCCATGGCGTCAACATCGAAGCGCTCTGCGCGGCCACGCGTACGCCCCACCTCAAGGTCACCTCGCGCCTCGAGCTCGAGCAGGCACTGGCCCACCCCAACGGCGGCATCGAGGTCATCGAGGCCCGGGTCGGCCGGCGGGACCGGCGTGCTCTCGAGGCGACGTTGCGGGGCCTCGTCTCAGGCTGAGACGAGCTCCGGCTCGGCGTCCTCGGGGACTGCGGCGCGGGCGGTGGCGATGACACCGACGACGGCGATCACTGTGCCGACGCCGCCGGCCAGCAGGACTCCTGCCGTCCAGCCGCCGCGGTCGAGTGCCACCCCGATCAGCGGTGAGCCGACGGCACTGCCGAGCATCATCGCCGAGCCGTGCCACCCCATCGCCTCGCCTCGATTGGCCGAGGGCACCAGTTGCGACAGGGCATGGGTCATTGCGGTCATGGCCGGCGCGCAGAACGCACCGCTCACGGTCAGCAGCACGATGTAGCTCCACTGCTGGTCCGCGACCGCGATGAGTGCCGTCGACAGGCCCAGGAGCAACAGCAGCGTCGCCGCCGACGGGCGGCGCCGCAGGCCTCCGTACACGAGACCTCCGACCGCGGACCCGGCTCCCCACAACCCGAGCACCCAGCCGATGGCCTCCGGCCGACCCCAGCCGCGCATGGCTGCCACGACGGACATGTCCTCGCCGGTCAGGATGATGATCGCCGCGATCGACATCGCGAACACCGCCAGGATCGGCCAGGTCAGTCGCAGTCGATTCGTGCGCTCGGCTGGCGCGGATCCTTCCGAACGCAGCGGCGGGTTGACCCACCAGATCAGCATCGAGCCGGTCAGTTGTGTCATCGCGCAGATGAACAGCGCCAGTGGCGTCGGCAGTGTGGTGGCGGCGAGTACGCCGAGGACCGGGCCGACCATGAACGTGATCTCGGTGGCGATCGAGTCGATCGAGAGCGTCGTCGCCCGCTGGTCCTCGCGGACCGCGCTGATCAGGACCGTACGGATGATCGAGAACGCCGGCACCGTGAACAGCCCGGCCAGACCGTTGAGCACCAACAGGGGCCAGTACCCGACCCACGGCGCGATCGACCAGGTCGCCGCGAGGACGATGATGGAGGGCGCGATCGCGCGCCGTACACCGAGTTGGTCCAGTCGTCGGCCGCGCCAGGGCCCACTGATGCCGAGGGCGAGTCCGCCCACTGCGGCGACCAGACCCGCATCGGCGTAGCTGCCGTGCAGATGCGTCACCACGTGCAGCGTGATCGCCATTTCGCTGGCCCAGAGCGGGACACGGACCACCAGCCCCAGGATCAGGATCCGACGAACGATGGGGATGCGCAGCACGTCAGCGTACGTTGCGAAACCCATGCGTCGATTCTCCTGATACGGCGTTCAAAGCGCGACTGATTTACTGGCGCCCATGAGTGCAGAACGCGTGACGAAGTTCGGCCATTCCTGCGTACGCATCGAGTCGGGCGCGGCGCGGATCGTGATCGATCCCGGCATGTTCACGGATGCGGGTGCCGTCGACGGAGCGACCGCGATCCTGATCACCCACGAACATCCCGATCACTACTTGCCGGCCCATCTGCTGGCGTGCGATGCGCCCGTCGTCACCATTCAGGCGGTGGCCGACAAGATCCGTGCGGAGGCACCCGAGGCGTACGAGCGCGTACGCGTGATCGCGCCGGGGGAGACTGTCGATCTTGGCGTCCCGGTGACGGCCGTCGGTGAATTGCATGCGGTGATCCACCCGGAGATGCCGCGGTTCAACAACTCTGGCTTCCTGATCGAGGCGACGAAGACGTACTTCCACCCCGGCGACGCGCTGACCGCCCCGGACGGTCCCGTCGACGTGCTGTTCGCGCCGGTGTCAGCGCCCTGGGCTCGATCGTCTGAACTCATCGACTTCATGCGCGCGGTGAAGGCCCCGCAGAACCTCGCGATCCACGATCGGATCTACAGTGACCTCGGCGCCATGATCTTTGATGGCCACGTGAACGCATTCCTGCCCAAGGAAGGGCTGGCGTACACGCGACTCGGTGATGGAGAGGACTTCTGATGGGTCTGTTCGTGGTGCGGTACGACTACCGCGACGGTTCCGAGGCGACGCAGGACGTCCACCGGGCTGCTCACCGCGATTGGTTGGCGGCCCAGCCGGGCCTGCGCGCGGCTGGCAAGACCGACGACAACGGCGGGGTCCTCATCTTCGAGGACGCGGATGCTGAGTCGCTGGCGGTGCTGCTGAAGGACGACCCGTTCCTCGCCGTCGACGTCATCGGGTCCACGAAGATCTCCGGATGGGCGATGCCGCTCGGCACCTGGAAGGCCCCGCTCGGCCTCTGACGGCCCGTCGCCGGCGTTCTCCGCGCTCGCGGGCCCTCAGGCCCGCTTCGCTTGTGCGGCCTTGGTGCCGCGCACGTCACCCGCCGAGGGCGTCGCGTACCGGGACGAACTTGGCCTCAGACTCGATCCACTCGGCGTCGGCGTCGGAGGAGCCGACGATGCCGCAGCCCGCGAAGAGCCGAATCTGATTGCCGGTGATCTGGGCCGATCGCAACGCGATGCCCCACTCTCCGTCGCCGCTGGCGTCGATCCAGCCGACGGGGCCGGCGTACCGGTCCCGGTCCATGCCTTCCAGTTCGGTGATCAGCGCCAGCGCGGCTTCCGTGGGAGTGCCGCCGACCGCGGCGCTGGGGTGCAGTGAGGCAGCCAGTTCCAACGCGGTCGAGGAGTCGTGCGCGACACCGGTGACGTCCGTGGCCAGGTGCATCACGTTCGGGAGGTGCAGCACGTACGGCGCCTCGGGGACGTTCATCGAGGAGCAGTGCGCCTCCAGCGCCGAGGCCACCGACTCCACGGCGTACTCATGCTCCTCGAGGTCCTTGCTGGATCGCGCCAGGGCAGCCGCCAACGCCAGGTCCTGACCGTCGTCGCCGGTGCGCCGGATCGTGCCAGCGAGTACGCGGGAGGTGACCAGGCCACGTTCGCGGCGTACGAGAAGTTCGGGGGTGGCGCCGAACAGGCCGTCGACGTGGAAGGTCCAGGTGTTCGGGTATTCCGCCGCAAGCCGCCGCAGCGGCCCGCGTACGTCGATCGGTTCCGCGGTGGTGACGATGAGGTCGCGCGCGAGGACGACCTTGTCGAGGTCGCCGTGTTGGATCCGCGACACCGCGTTGCGGACCGTCTCGAGCCACGTCTCGCGATCGAGCGCACCGTCGGACCAGGCCAGGTCCGGCGTGGGTGCCACCGGTTCGGGCATCGGCTGGAGTGCGTCGTTGACGGTGGTGATCCACGTGGTCGCCCCGCGCCGGCCGATCACCATCTCGGGGACGATCAACGTCGAGTGTCCCGGCTCGTCGGCGAACGCGAAGGCACCGAAGGCGACCAATCCGGTGCCCGGCTCGTCGACCTCGTCGGTGACCTCCGAGCGAGCGGCCAGTTCGGCGAACCACTTGCCCGCGTCGGAGAAACGGGTAGGACCAGCGGTCCGGATCTCGGCGGCCCGGCCGAAGGCGACCAGGCCCTCACCGCGGCGTACCCATGCCAGCGGGTAGTCCTCCGGCAGATGGTCGAGCAGGTCGTCGGACGCGGAAAGGCGCGTCGTACGCACGATCAAGCTCACCCTTGGGAGCCTAACGGCTGCACCATCGGGTAGCGTCAGCGACCGTGACGAAGAAGTCGTACGTAGCCGAGAACGGCCTCACGCTTGGTTTGATCGGGCTCGCGGTGCTGGTGATCTTCGCGGTCGCCCTGCCGCGCTGGACACATCACCAGGACTTCAAGGCGATCAAGCTGCCCGCGACGATCGATGGCGGCTACACGCTGGTGGACGCCTCGGTGTCCCCGCAGCTGAAGCAGGTGCTGTCGCAACTGTCCGACTCCGCCTCGAAGGCCGAGGGCGTCGGTGCGACGTCCGCGCTCTACAAGTCGGCCGCGGACACCTTCGCGGTGACCGCCGTACGCAAGGGCTCCTCGACTGCGCCGATGATGGTTCCGCTGAGCGCCATCGGCACCTACAGCAAGGTCGGCGACGACACCTGCTTCCAGGCGTCCAGTCAGTCCAGCCCGTACACGGCCTGCTTCCGGTCCTCGGCCGAACTCACCGTCGAGGTCACCTCGAGCGCTGCGCCGGCCGATCTGGCCAAGCACCTCGACGAGATCTGGAAGAAGACCAGCTGACGTATGGCGCGCGCCCAGCTCGACAAGCAGCCGAGCGACGTACGTCGGATGTTCGACGCCGTCGCGCGTCGCTACGACCTCACCAACGACGTCCTCTCCTTCGGCCAGGACCGCCGCTGGCGCCGACAGGTGCTCCGGGTAGTCCAGCCTCTGCTGGGTGAGCGGATCCTCGACCTCGCCGCCGGCACCGGCACCTCGTCGGTGCCGTTCCGCGAGGCCGGTGCGTACGTCGTCCCGACCGACTTCTCGCTCGGGATGCTCTCGGTCGGCAAGGCGGCCCGACCCGAACTGCCGTTCACGGCCGGTGACGGGACCAAGCTCCCGTACGCCGACGACACCTTCGATGCTGTCACGATCTCGTTCGGGCTGCGCAACATCGTCGACCCGGTCGCCGGGCTCCGCGAGATGCTGCGGGTGACCCGTCCCGGGGGCCGGATCGTGGTGTGCGAGTTCAGCCACCCGACCAACGGTGCGTTCCGCAAGGTCTACCTCGAATACCTGATGAAGGCGCTGCCGTCGGTCGCCAACGCGGTCTCGTCCGCGCCGGACGCGTACGTCTATCTCGCCGAGTCGATCCGGGCGTGGCCCGACCAGCACGGTCTCGCGCGGATGCTGGCCGAGGCTGGGTGGAAGCACCCGCGCTTCGTCAACCTGAGTGGCGGCATCGTCGCCCTGCACCACGCGACCGCCTGACCCCGGCCGAAACCCGGCATCTGTCAGTCCGAGACCCGACATCCGTCAGGGTCGAGACCCGAACTTCGTCACCGACTCTGATCTCGCCTGAGCTGAGGATCCGGAAGATCGTCCCGGCCCGCCTGCTCAGCGCCCGCGCGGCTCCAGGCCCGATCGTGTCGTCGAGCAGACGGCACGGCGCCGCGATGCGTACGACCTCCAACTCGACGTCGCCGATCCGCAGCCGATCGCCGGGGACCCGGGGGATCGGGCCGACGTCGACGGTGATGTTGCGGCGGGTGAGTTCAGGTGCGAACGTCCGCCCCAGCTCGACCGCGCCCTCGTCCAGCGCATCCTGAGCCTGGATCGTCACGTGGCGATGCTTTGTCCCGTGATATCTGTCGCCGACCAACCCGACCCCGGCCTCGGCGAGCACTGACGACCTCGCGACCATCGGCAGCCGCACGCCTGGCGCGGTGTGGATCGCGATCACCTTCACGTCACCACGGTACGTGGCTTGTGATCGCATTCACGAGTGCGTTGGTGAGCGAGGTGTGATGCCGGGGCAATCGGCCCGTGACCTCCCGACCCCCGCCCTTGCTTGACTCCATTCGGCCCGGTGGCAGGATGTGACCTGAGCCACATTGTGATCTGTTTCACAAAGTCGGACGATGAGCGAGAGGAGGCGACGCGGATGTACGCACCAGTGATTGCTCTGGCTGCGCTCGCGCTCGCATTCGCGGTCGGCTCGGTCGCGATGAGTCAGCTCACCGGGCCGAAACGCCGCAACCGGGCGAAGCTCGATTCGTACGAGTGCGGCATTGATCCGACGCCTGAGGCGCTCGCCGGTCGCTTCCCGGTGAAGTACTACCTGATCGCGATGCTCTTCATCGTCTTCGACATCGAGACCGTCTTCCTCTACCCGTGGGCGGTCCGCTTCGACGCCCTCGGCTGGTTCGGTCTCGGAGAGATGACGGTCTTCATGCTGACCGTCTTTGTCGCGTACGCGTATGTCTGGCGTCGCGGCGGATTGGAGTGGGACTGATGGGACTCGAAGAGCAGCTTCCGGCAGGCGTACTCCTCACCACCGTCGAGGGTGTCGCCGGCTACATGCGCAAGGCCTCGCTGTGGCCCGCGACGTTCGGTCTGGCCTGCTGCGCGATCGAGATGATGACGAGCGGCGGCCCCAAGTACGACCTCGCCCGCTATGGCATGGAGGTGTTCCGTGCCTCCCCGCGCCAGGCCGACCTGATGATCGTCGCCGGGCGCGTGAGCCAGAAGATGGCGCCGGTCCTGCGCCAGATCTACGACCAGATGGCCAACCCGAAGTGGGTCCTGGCGATGGGCGTCTGCGCCAGCAGCGGCGGCATGTTCAACAACTATGCGATCGTCCAGGGCGTCGATCACATCGTCCCCGTCGACATGTACTTGCCCGGATGTCCGCCGCGCCCCGAGATGCTGATCGACGCGATCCTCAAGCTCCACGACGACATCCAGCACGGCAAGCTCGGCGTCAACCGCCGCGAGCAGATCGCCGAGCACGAGACCAGGGCGCTGCGTCAGTTGCCACTCATCGATGACACCGGGTTGCTGCGATGACCGGCCTCGAGACGCCGCTGAGCGGCTACTCGACCGGCGAGGTGGAGCAGTTGCAGCCTCTGGGTGAGATCAGTGAGTTCCGCGGCGAGATCACCGTGCGCGTACGCCGCGAGCAGCTGCTGGCGGTGCTCAAGATCTGTCGCGACGACCTGCGGTTCGAACTGTGCACGGGTGTCAGCGCGGTCCACTATCCGCAGGACCACGGTGTCGAACTGCACGCCGTCTATCACCTCCTCTCGATGACCTGGAACCGTCGCATCCGGATCGAGGCAGCCGCACCGGACAGCGATCCGCACCTCCCCAGTGGGGTTGCGCTCTACCCCACCCTCGACTGGCACGAGCGCGAGGCGTACGACATGTTCGGCCTGATCTTCGACGGACACCCGGCGCTCACCAGGATCCTCATGCCCGACGACTGGCAGGGCCACCCGCAGCGCAAGGACTACCCGCTCGGCGGAGTGCCGGTGGAGTACCACGGCGCGACCATCGCACCGCCGGACGAGCGGAGGTCGTTCCGATGAGAGCGATGTCGATTCGATCGCTGGCCGCACGCGTACGCGCGCAGGTCGAGGCTCAGCGCAAGACCCTCGACCTCCGGGCGGTGTCGCGATGACGGCGAAGCCCACCCGTGCGTACACGGTCACCGGTCAGGACTGGACCGATCTGGCCGACGACATCCGTGAGCACCATGACGAGCGGATCGTGGTCAACATGGGTCCGCAGCACCCGTCGACCCACGGCGTGCTGCGGCTCATCCTCGAACTCGAGGGCGAGTCGGTCATCAAGGCGCAGGCGGGCATCGGCTACCTGCACACCGGCATCGAGAAGAACCTCGAGTACCGCACCTGGACCCAGGGCACCACCTTCGTCACCCGGATGGACTATCTGAGCCCGTTCTTCAACGAGCAGGCGTACGTGATGGGCGTCGAGCGTCTCCTCGACATCGAGGATCAGATCCCGGAGAAGGCGCAGGTCATGCGGGTGCTCCTGATGGAGCTCAACCGGATCTCGAGCCACCTGGTCTGCATCGCCACCGGTGGCATGGAGATCGGTGCGCTGACCGTGATGACGATCGGGTTCCGCGAGCGCGAACTCGTCCTCGACCTGTTCGAGTTGATCACCGGCCTGCGGATGAACCACGCGTTCATCCGCCCCGGGGGCGTCGCGCAGGACCTCCCCGACGGAGCCCTCAAGGAGATCAAGGACTTCGTCAAACTCTTCCGTACGCGGCTCCCCGAGTACGCGGCGCTCTGCAACGCGAACCCGATCTTCAAGGGCCGGCTCGAGGGCATCGGCCACCTCGACCTCGAGGGCTGTCTGGCGCTGGGCCTCACCGGCCCGATCCTGCGGTCGACCGGGTACGCCTGGGACCTGCGCAAGACCCAGCCCTACAGCGGGTACGAGGACTACGACTTCGACGTCATCACCTGGGACACCGCCGACTCGTACGGACGGTTCCGGGTGCGTCTGGCCGAGATGGAGGAGTCGCTGCGGATCGTGGAGCAGTGCGTACGCCGGCTCGAACGGCTGGACGGCGCACCGGTGATGGTGGCGGACAAGAAGATCGCCTGGCCCTCGCAGCTCTCGGTCGGCACCGACGGCCTGGGCAACTCGCTCGACCACATCCGACACATCATGGGTGAGTCGATGGAGGCGCTGATCCACCACTTCAAACTCGTCACCGAGGGCTTCCAGGTGCCGGCCGGGCAGGTCTACTCCGCCGTCGAGTCACCTCGTGGGGAGCTCGGCGCACACGTCGTCTCCGACGGCGGCAACAAGCCGTACCGCGTCCACTTCCGTGACCCGAGCTTCACCAATCTGCAGGCCACCTCGGTGATGTCCGAGGGCGGGATGGTCGCCGATGTGATCGTCGCGATTGCCTCCATCGATCCCGTCATGGGAGGAGTCGACCGATGATCACCGACAAGACCCGCGATGAGCTGCGTGAGATCGCGGCCCGCTACCCCGAGGGCCGCTCCGGCCTGCTGCCGATGCTGCACCTGCTGCAGTCGGTGCAGGGTCACATCACCCAGGCCGGCCTGGAGGAGTGCGCTGCGGTGCTCGACCTGACCACGGCCGAGGTGGCCGCAGTGGCGACCTTCTACTCGATGTACAAGACCAAGCCGGTCGGCGACCACCTCGTCGGCGTCTGCACCAACACCCTGTGCGCGGTCATGGGTGGCGACCTCATCTACGAACGGCTGCAGCACCATCTGGGTGGGAACGAATCGGCCGATGGCGCGATCACGCTCGAGCACGTCGAGTGCAACGCGGGCTGCGACTACGCGCCGGTCGTGATGGTCAACTGGGAGTTCTTCGACAACCAGACTCCGGACAGTGCCGTCGAACTCGTCGACAACCTCCGCGCAGGCCACACCGTGACTTCCCCGCGCGGCGCTGAAATCACCTGCTGGCGCGACGTGGAGCGCGTACTCGCCGGGTTCGAGGACGGCCGCGCCGACGAAGGCCCCTCGGCTGGCACAGCCTCGCTCGTCGGTCTGCGCAAGGCCGCCGCACTCGAGGAGGAGGCCGGATGAGCCAGTTGCTGCCCGTCCTCACCGAGAACTGGGATGTCGAGCGTTCCTGGACGCTGGAGGGCTACGGCCCGTACGCCGCGCTGGACCGCGCGCTCACCCTCGAGCAGGACGCGGTCATCGAGGAGGTCAAGGCCTCGGGCCTGCGTGGCCGTGGCGGCGCCGGCTTCTCCACCGGCACGAAGTGGGGCTTCCTCCCGCCGTTGGGGGACTTGCCGCGCTATCTCGTCGTCAACGCCGACGAGTCCGAGCCGGGCACCTGCAAGGACATCCCGCTGCTGATGGCCTCCCCGCACACGCTGATCGAGGGCATCGCGATCTCCTCGTACGCGATCCGCTCGCACTCCGCGTTCATCTATCTGCGCGGCGAGGTCGTGCACGTCTACCGCCGCCTGCTGGCCGCCGTGCGCGAGGCGTACGCGGCCGGCCACCTCGGCAAGGACATCCACGGGTCCGGGTACGACCTCGACGTCATCGTCCACGCCGGCGCCGGTGCGTACATCTGCGGCGAGGAGACAGCGCTGCTCGACTCGTTGGAGGGTCGCCGCGGTCAACCCCGACTGCGTCCGCCGTTCCCTGCCGTCGCCGGCCTGTACGCCTGCCCGACGGTCGTCAACAACGTCGAGTCGATCGCCGCTGTGCCGGCGATCATCGGCCACGGACCCGGCTGGTTCGACAGCCTCGGCACCGAGACCTCGAAGGGTGTCGGGATCTTCTCGCTCTCCGGCCACGTGAAGGAGCCGGGTCAGTACGAGGCTCCCCTGGGCATCACCCTGCGCGAGCTGATCGACTTCGCCGGAGGCATGCGCGAGGGCCACACGCTCAAGTTCTGGACGCCGGGTGGTTCTTCGACGCCGTTGTTCACTGCTGCTGAGCTCGATGTCCCGCTCGACTTCGAATCGGTCGCCAAGGCGGGCTCCATGCTCGGCACCCGCGCCCTGCAGATCTTCGACGACAGCGTCTGTGTTGTCCGGGCGGTGCTCCGCTGGACCGAGTTCTACGAGCACGAGTCGTGCGGCAAGTGCACCCCGTGCCGCGAGGGCACGTACTGGCTCAAGCAGGTGCTCGCACGGCTGGAGAAAGGCGACGGCACGGCCGAGGACCTCGACCTGCTGCTCGACCAGTGCGACAACATCGCGGGGAAGTCGTTCTGTGCGCTCGGTGATGGCGCGACCGCGCCGATCATCTCCTCGGTCACCCTGTTCCGCGACGAGTACATCGCGCATTTCGAGCATGGTGGCTGCCCGTTCGACCGCGAAGCGAGCGTGGCCTGGTCATGAGCAACGTTTCTGAAGAGCGCAGTGTGACGCTCACCATCGACGGCCGCGAGGTCACCGTGCCCGAAGGCACCCTGATCATCCGGGCGGCCGAGCAACTCGGCATCGACATCCCGCGCTTCTGCGACCACGAACTACTCAAGCCCGCAGGTGCCTGCCGTCAGTGTCTTGTCGACATCCCGGATGCGGGCAACGGGCGCGGCTTCCCCAAGCCGCAGGCGTCCTGCACCATTCCTGTCGCGGCCGGCATGGTCGTCGAGACCGCGTCGCCGAGTGCCGCCAAGGCGCAGGCCGGGGTGATGGAGTTCCTGCTGATCAACCACCCGCTCGACTGCCCGGTGTGCGACAAGGGCGGCGAATGCCCCCTGCAGAACCAGGCGATGAGTCACGGCGCCGGGGAGACCCGCTTCGACGGGGTGAAGCGGACGTACGAGAAGCCGATCCCGGTCTCGGACACGATCCTGCTCGACCGTGAGCGGTGCGTCCTCTGCCAGCGGTGTACGCGCTTCGCCGAGGAGATCGCCGACGACCCGCGCCTGGTCCTGATCGAGCGCGGTGCCCGTCAGCAGGTCGGCACGGTCGACGGGGAGCCGTTCGACTCCCCGTACTCGGGCAACATCATCGATCTGTGCCCGGTCGGGGCCCTGACCAGCACGGACTATCGATTCCGCGCCCGACCGTTCGACCTGGTCTCCAGTGACTCGATCGCCGAACACGACGCCTGCGGTGCCGCCATCCGTGTCGACCACCGCCGCGGCAAGGTGATGCGGCGGGTTCCTCGCGAGGACGCCGAGGTGAACCAGCAGTGGATCACCGACCGCGACCGCTTCGAGTTCCGCTACCTCACCCGGGATCGGGTGAAGATGCCGCTCATCCGTGAGAACGGCGCACTGCGGGTGGCCTCGTGGCCCGAGGCTCTCGGGCTCGCGGCTGGCGGCCTCGCCGCTGGGCCGACCGCTGTCCTCACCGGCGGCCGCGTGACCCTCGAGGACGCGCGAGCGTACGCCACCTTCGCTCGCGAGACGCTCGGCACCGAGGACATCGACTTCCGCGACACCGCGACGCCTGAGGAGACCGCGTTCCTGCACCAGCACGTACGCGGTGCCGAACTGGTGACGTACTCCGACCTGATGGCCGCCGATGTCATCGAACTCGTCGGTCTGGACCCGAGGGCCGAGGCGGGGACGATCGACCTCTGGCTGATTCAGGCTCAGAGGGCCGGCGCCTCGATCTTCCGAACGTTCGGACGACCGCCCGCCGACCATCCGAACGTTCGGAAGATCGGCGGCGACCGCCCTCTCACCAGCCGGTCGGTGATCTTGGTGGGGCGTGATGCGGCGGCGACACCCGGACTCCTCGACGAGGCCGTCGCGGCTGCCGCCAACGCGAGCGCACAACTCGCCTGGGTCCCGCGCCGTGCAGGTGATCGGGGCGCGGTCGAGGCCGGCTGCTTCCCCTTGCCCGGGGGCCGGGACGTCGACGAGATCGTCCGTGCCGCGACGATCGGCCAACTCCGGGGTCTGGTCCTCGGCCGCGTCGACGCGACTTCCGAACTGATCGATGCGGCCACCCGTACGTTCACGGTCTCGCTGGAGACGAACCGCACGGACCTCGCCAAGGTCGCGGACGTCGTGCTGCCGATCGCAGCTCCCGCGGAGAAGGCCGGCACCTTCGTCACCTGGGAAGGCCGCGAGCGTCCGTTCGACAGGGTCTTCGACGCAGGTGCGTACACCGACGTGCGGGTGCTCGCCGAGCTGGCCAAACGGATCGAAACCGCCAAGGCGGTGAGCGCATGATCCCCAGCGCATCAACCATCCACGACCCCGCCTGGGTGATCACGATCAAGATGTTCCTCGTCTTCGGCATCCTGGTGCTGCTGACGCTGTTCAACATCTGGTGGGAGCGTCGCGTCGTGGCGCGGATGCAGCACAGGATCGGCCCCAACATGCACGGTCCGTTCGGCCTCCTGCAGAGCCTCGCCGACGGCGTGAAGCTGGCGCTGAAGGAGGACCTCACACCCAGCAGGGCGGATGTCGTCGTCTTCACGATCGCGCCGGTCCTGGCTGTCGTCCCCGCGTTCCTGGCGTTCTCGGTGATCCCGATGGGCCCGGTCGTACGCATCCCGTGGACCCAGACGTACACGGCGCTTCAACTCGCCGATCTGCCGGTCGGGGTCCTCTTCGTGATGGCACTCGGCAGCCTCGGGATCTACGGCATCGTTCTGGGCGGCTGGGCCTCGGGGAGTACGTATTCACTGCTCGGCGCCCTGCGCTCGAGCGCCCAGATGATCTCGTACGAGGTCTCGATGGGGCTGGCTCTGGTCGCCGTGTTCGTCTACTCCGGCAGCCTCTCGACGAGCGACATCGTCCTCGCGCAGGC comes from Nocardioides baekrokdamisoli and encodes:
- a CDS encoding MBL fold metallo-hydrolase yields the protein MSAERVTKFGHSCVRIESGAARIVIDPGMFTDAGAVDGATAILITHEHPDHYLPAHLLACDAPVVTIQAVADKIRAEAPEAYERVRVIAPGETVDLGVPVTAVGELHAVIHPEMPRFNNSGFLIEATKTYFHPGDALTAPDGPVDVLFAPVSAPWARSSELIDFMRAVKAPQNLAIHDRIYSDLGAMIFDGHVNAFLPKEGLAYTRLGDGEDF
- a CDS encoding MFS transporter; translated protein: MGFATYADVLRIPIVRRILILGLVVRVPLWASEMAITLHVVTHLHGSYADAGLVAAVGGLALGISGPWRGRRLDQLGVRRAIAPSIIVLAATWSIAPWVGYWPLLVLNGLAGLFTVPAFSIIRTVLISAVREDQRATTLSIDSIATEITFMVGPVLGVLAATTLPTPLALFICAMTQLTGSMLIWWVNPPLRSEGSAPAERTNRLRLTWPILAVFAMSIAAIIILTGEDMSVVAAMRGWGRPEAIGWVLGLWGAGSAVGGLVYGGLRRRPSAATLLLLLGLSTALIAVADQQWSYIVLLTVSGAFCAPAMTAMTHALSQLVPSANRGEAMGWHGSAMMLGSAVGSPLIGVALDRGGWTAGVLLAGGVGTVIAVVGVIATARAAVPEDAEPELVSA
- the menD gene encoding 2-succinyl-5-enolpyruvyl-6-hydroxy-3-cyclohexene-1-carboxylic-acid synthase, translating into MSEARSGDAVSSDATVIARAVVSELIACGVREVVIAPGSRNAPLSFAVYDAAQAGLLRLHTRIDERSAGFLALGLTKAGSLAAVMCTSGTAVANLHPAVLEAAHAGVGLVVVTADRPAALRGTGANQTTDQVGIFGSAVSTVDLSTDDVPLLGSWVTHWNVQFTEPLTPGDRWTPAPVSSAETPLSSDLPNVRKAMAASSERSEDRPGTRLAQGPRTVVVAGDDAGPRARQIARAGGWPLLAEPSSGARCGDNAIRTYRLLLDGELGSQIERVIVAGHPTLSRPVAQLLARAEVYELPARGIWPTRPFEVSGVISEDVLVEEAGDAAWLEAWQAADRDLGRRVDAHLVEEGFTPHDVAAAVGNALKPGEQLIVGASNPIRDLDLMMRPYTVGERRKVLANRGLAGIDGVVSTAIGVALTRDTQAYALMGDVTFLHDSNGLILGPDEPRPDLAIVVVNDDGGSIFATLEQGAEAYADRFERLFATPHGVNIEALCAATRTPHLKVTSRLELEQALAHPNGGIEVIEARVGRRDRRALEATLRGLVSG
- a CDS encoding isochorismate synthase, whose amino-acid sequence is MSLIVRTTRLSASDDLLDHLPEDYPLAWVRRGEGLVAFGRAAEIRTAGPTRFSDAGKWFAELAARSEVTDEVDEPGTGLVAFGAFAFADEPGHSTLIVPEMVIGRRGATTWITTVNDALQPMPEPVAPTPDLAWSDGALDRETWLETVRNAVSRIQHGDLDKVVLARDLIVTTAEPIDVRGPLRRLAAEYPNTWTFHVDGLFGATPELLVRRERGLVTSRVLAGTIRRTGDDGQDLALAAALARSSKDLEEHEYAVESVASALEAHCSSMNVPEAPYVLHLPNVMHLATDVTGVAHDSSTALELAASLHPSAAVGGTPTEAALALITELEGMDRDRYAGPVGWIDASGDGEWGIALRSAQITGNQIRLFAGCGIVGSSDADAEWIESEAKFVPVRDALGG
- a CDS encoding MOSC domain-containing protein translates to MKVIAIHTAPGVRLPMVARSSVLAEAGVGLVGDRYHGTKHRHVTIQAQDALDEGAVELGRTFAPELTRRNITVDVGPIPRVPGDRLRIGDVELEVVRIAAPCRLLDDTIGPGAARALSRRAGTIFRILSSGEIRVGDEVRVSTLTDVGSRTDRCRVSAGVRRSRGAGRRCRHSG
- a CDS encoding YciI family protein encodes the protein MGLFVVRYDYRDGSEATQDVHRAAHRDWLAAQPGLRAAGKTDDNGGVLIFEDADAESLAVLLKDDPFLAVDVIGSTKISGWAMPLGTWKAPLGL
- a CDS encoding demethylmenaquinone methyltransferase → MARAQLDKQPSDVRRMFDAVARRYDLTNDVLSFGQDRRWRRQVLRVVQPLLGERILDLAAGTGTSSVPFREAGAYVVPTDFSLGMLSVGKAARPELPFTAGDGTKLPYADDTFDAVTISFGLRNIVDPVAGLREMLRVTRPGGRIVVCEFSHPTNGAFRKVYLEYLMKALPSVANAVSSAPDAYVYLAESIRAWPDQHGLARMLAEAGWKHPRFVNLSGGIVALHHATA